One Rhinolophus sinicus isolate RSC01 linkage group LG06, ASM3656204v1, whole genome shotgun sequence DNA window includes the following coding sequences:
- the PHLDB1 gene encoding pleckstrin homology-like domain family B member 1 isoform X22 encodes MFIPHPHCLQKGPLDLIETGKGLKVQTDKPHLVSLGSGRLSTAITLLPLEEGRTVIGSAAKDISLQGPGLAPEHCYIENLRGTLTLYPCGNACAIDGLPVRQPTRLTQGCMLCLGQSTFLRFNHPAEAKWMKSMIPAGGRAPGPPYSPGPAESESLVNGNHTPQPIARGPSACASHSSLVSSIEKDLQEIMDSLVLEEPGVAGKKPATTCPLVPMANGGRYLLSPPTSPGAMSVGSSYENTSPAFSPLSSPASSGSCASHSPSGQEPAPSMPPLVPARSSSYHLALQPPHSRPSGARFSESPRPGRKGCQERPPSPGLRGLLTDSPAATVLAEACRTTESPRLGGQLPLVAISLSECSASSAHSQPTSIPGSPKFQPPVPAPRNKIGTLQDRPPSPFRELPGTERVLTTSPSRQLVGRTFSDGSATHTLQPPESPYLGRRGLESMRELPPLSPALSRRALSPMPSRNTPDPKLTREVAESPRPRRWAAHGISPEDFSLTLGVRGRRTRSPSPTLGESLAPRKSNFSGRLSPAYSLGSLTGASPRQSPRAQRKLSSGDLVTRERKNSITEISDNEDDLLEYHRRQRQERLREQEMERLERQRLETILNLCAEYSRADGGPEAGELPSIGEATAALALAGRRPSRGLSGATGASGRSNEDPGGASQRLWESVERSDEENLKEECSSTESTQQEHEDAPSSKLQGEVLALEEERAQVLGRVEQLKVRVKELDQQLQESAREAEMERALLQGEKEAERALLQKEQKAADQLQEKLVTLETGIQKERDKEAEDLETETKLFEDLEFQQLERESRLEEERELAGQGLLRSKAELLRSVAKRKERLAVLDSQAGQIRAQAVQESERLARDKNASLQLLQKEKEKLTMLERRYISLTGGRPFPKTTSTLKEVYRSKMDGEATSPLPRTRSGPLPSSSGSSSSSSQLSVATLGRSPSPKSALLTQNGTGSLPRNLAATLQDIETKRQLALQQKGQQVIEEQRRRLAELKQKAAAEAQCQWDALHGAGPFPAGPSGFPPLMHHSILHHLPAGRERGEDSEHAYDTLSLESSDSMETSISTGGNSACSPDNMSSASGLDVGKIEEMEKMLKEAHVEKSRLMESREREIELRRQALEEERKRREQVERRLQSESARRQQLVEKEVKMREKQFSQARPLTRYLPIRKEDFDLKTHIESSGHGVDTCLHVVLSSKVCRGYLVKMGGKIKSWKKRWFVFDRLKRTLSYYVDKHETKLKGIIYFQAIEEVYYDHLRSAAKSPNPALTFCVKTHDRLYYMVAPSAEAMRIWMDVIVTGAEGYTQFMN; translated from the exons gcTGCATGTTGTGCCTGGGTCAGTCCACCTTCCTCCGCTTTAACCACCCAGCTGAAGCCAAGTGGATGAAAAGCATGATTCCTGCGGGGGGCCGGGCCCCGGGGCCCCCCTACAGTCCTGGCCCAG CAGAATCAGAAAGCCTGGTGAATGGGAACCACACTCCACAGCCTATAGCCCGAGGACCCTCGGCCTGTGCCAGCCACAGTTCCCTGGTGAGCTCTATTGAGAAGGACCTGCAGGAAATCATGGATTCACTGGTGCTAGAGGAACCTGGAGTTGCTGGAAAGAAGCCTGCCACAACTTGCCCACTGGTGCCAATGGCTAACGGTGGTCGCTACCTGCTGTCCCCCCCAACCAGCCCTGGTGCCATGTCTGTGGGCTCCAGCTATGAGAACACCTCTCCAGCCTTCTCTCCACTTTCCTCACCAGCCAGCAGTGGAAGCTGTGCCAGCCACTCACCCAGTGGGCAGGAGCCAGCGCCTTCCATGCCCCCACTGGTGCCTGCCCGTTCCTCCAGCTACCATCTGGCTCTGCAGCCCCCACACTCCCGACCTAGTGGTGCCCGCTTTTCTGAGAGCCCGCGGCCGGGCAGGAAGGGGTGTCAAGAAAGgcctcccagccctggcctccGGGGTCTGCTGACAGACAGCCCTGCAGCTACTGTCTTGGCGGAGGCGTGCAGAACCACTGAGAGCCCCCGGCTAGGTGGGCAGCTGCCTCTGGTGGCTATCAGCCTGAGTGAATGCTCAGCTTCCAGTGCCCACAGCCAACCCACCAGCATTCCTGGCAGCCCCAAGTTCCAGCCTCCAGTCCCTGCTCCCCGAAACAAGATTGGCACACTTCAGGACCGCCCTCCCAGCCCTTTCCGTGAGCTGCCAGGCACTGAGCGGGTGTTGACAACCAGCCCCTCACGCCAGCTGGTGGGCCGAACATTTTCAGATGGGTCAGCCACCCACACCCTGCAGCCTCCTGAGAGTCCCTACCTGGGCCGGCGGGGCCTGGAGAGTATGCGAGAACTCCCTCCCTTGAGCCCGGCTTTATCCAGAAGGGCTCTTTCCCCCATGCCCTCCCGGAATACCCCAGATCCCAAACTAACCAGGGAAGTGGCAGAGAGTCCCCGACCCCGGCGCTGGGCAGCCCATGGGATTTCACCAGAAGACTTCTCCCTGACATTGGGGGTGCGGGGCCGTAGGACACGGAGCCCTTCACCCACACTCGGCGAGTCCCTCGCACCCCGCAAGAGCAACTTCAGTGGCAGGCTGAGCCCAGCCTATAGTCTGGGTTCTTTGACTGGGGCTTCACCCCGCCAGAGCCCCCGTGCCCAGAGGAAGCTCTCCAGTGGGGACTTAGTCACTCGAGAGCGGAAAAATAGCATCACAGAGATCAGTGACAATGAGGACGACCTCCTGGAGTACCACCGGCGGCAGCGCCAGGAGCGGCTTCGGGAGCAGGAGATGGAGAGGCTG GAACGCCAGCGCCTGGAGACCATCCTGAACCTGTGTGCTGAGTACAGCCGGGCTGACGGGGGACCTGAGGCTGGGGAGCTGCCTAGCATTGGGGAGGCCACGGCAGCACTGGCACTGGCAGGCCGCAGACCCTCACGAGGCCTTTCAGGGGCCACTGGGGCCTCTGGGCGGAGCAACGAGGATCCTGGAGGTGCCAGCCAACGTCTGTGGGAGAGTGTGGAACGCTCAGATGAGGAAAATCTTAAGGAGGAGTGCAGTAGCACTGAGAGCACCCAGCAggag CATGAAGATGCACCCAGCTCGAAGCTCCAGGGAGAGGTGCTGGCCCTCGAAGAGGAGCGGGCTCAGGTGCTAGGGAGAGTGGAGCAGCTCAAGGTCCGCGTGAAGGAGCTGGACCAGCAGCTGCAGGAGTCGGCCCGAGAG GCTGAAATGGAGCGGGCGCTGCTGCAGGGCGAGAAGGAGGCAGAACGGGCACTGCTGCAGAAAGAGCAGAAGGCAGCAGACCAGCTGCAGGAGAAGCTGGTGACCTTGGAGACGGGCATCCAAAAGGAGAGGGACAAG GAGGCAGAGGATCTGGAAACCGAGACAAAGCTCTTTGAGGACTTGGAGTTCCAGCAGCTGGAGCGGGAGAGCCGCCTGGAGGAGGAGCGGGAGCTGGCCGGGCAGGGGCTGCTCCGCAGCAAGGCTGAGCTGCTGCGCAGCGTCGCTAAGCGGAAG GAGCGCCTGGCAGTCCTGGATAGTCAGGCTGGGCAGATCCGGGCTCAGGCTGTGCAAGAATCTGAGCGCTTGGCCCGGGACAAGAACGCTtccctgcagctgctgcagaAG gagaaggagaaattgacAATGTTGGAAAGAAGATACATCTCACTCACTGGGGGCAGGCCTTTTCCGAAGACCACATCGACCCTCAAAGAG GTTTACCGCTCCAAGATGGATGGTGAGGCCACCAGTCCCCTGCCCCGCACCCGCAGTGgccccctcccttcttcctctggttcttcttcctcctcctcccagctcagCGTGGCTACCTTGGGCCGTAGCCCCTCCCCAAAG AGTGCTCTGCTCACCCAGAATGGTACAGGCAGCCTTCCTCGCAACCTGGCAGCCACGTTGCAGGACATTGAGACCAAGCGCCAACTGGCCCTGCAGCAGAAGG GGCAGCAGGTGATTGAGGAGCAGCGGCGGCGACTGGCTGAGCTGAAGCAGAAAGCAGCAGCCGAGGCCCAGTGCCAGTGGGACGCCCTGCATGGGGCGGGCCCCTTCCCAGCAGGTCCCTCGGGCTTCCCACCCCTCATGCACCACTCCATCCTGCATCACCTGCCAGCTGGGCGGGAGCGTGGAGAGGACAGCGAGCACGCCTATGATACACTGAGCCTGGAGAGCTCTGACAGCATGGAGACCAGCATCTCCACAGGAGGCAACTCTGCCTGCTCTCCCGACAACATGTCCAG TGCAAGTGGCCTAGACGTGGGGAAGATCGAGGAGATGGAAAAGATGCTGAAAGAAGCTCATGTGGAGAAGAGCCGGCTCATGGAGTCAAGG GAGCGGGAGATAGAGCTACGGCGGCAGgccctggaggaggagaggaagaggagggagcaaGTGGAACGGAGGCTGCAGAGTGAGAGTGCTAGGAGGCAGCAGCTGGTGGAGAAGGAAGTCAAGATGCGAGAGAAACAGTTTTCTCAG GCACGACCTCTGACCCGTTACCTGCCAATCCGGAAGGAGGACTTTGACTTGAAGACCCACATCGAGTCGTCAGGCCATGGCGTCGACACCTGCCTGCACGTGGTGCTCAGCAGCAAG GTCTGCCGTGGCTACTTGGTCAAGATGGGCGGCAAGATTAAATCATGGAAGAAGCGCTGGTTTGTCTTCGACCGGCTCAAGCGCACCCTTTCCTATTATGTGG ACAAGCATGAGACGAAATTGAAGGGGATCATCTATTTCCAGGCCATTGAGGAGGTATACTATGACCACCTTCGTAGTGCAGCCAAG AGCCCGAACCCAGCCCTCACTTTCTGTGTGAAGACCCATGACCGGCTGTACTACATGGTGGCCCCATCTGCAGAGGCCATGCGCATCTGGATGGATGTCATTGTAACAGGGGCTGAGGGCTACACTCAGTTCATGAACTGA
- the PHLDB1 gene encoding pleckstrin homology-like domain family B member 1 isoform X14 translates to MLCLGQSTFLRFNHPAEAKWMKSMIPAGGRAPGPPYSPGPESESLVNGNHTPQPIARGPSACASHSSLVSSIEKDLQEIMDSLVLEEPGVAGKKPATTCPLVPMANGGRYLLSPPTSPGAMSVGSSYENTSPAFSPLSSPASSGSCASHSPSGQEPAPSMPPLVPARSSSYHLALQPPHSRPSGARFSESPRPGRKGCQERPPSPGLRGLLTDSPAATVLAEACRTTESPRLGGQLPLVAISLSECSASSAHSQPTSIPGSPKFQPPVPAPRNKIGTLQDRPPSPFRELPGTERVLTTSPSRQLVGRTFSDGSATHTLQPPESPYLGRRGLESMRELPPLSPALSRRALSPMPSRNTPDPKLTREVAESPRPRRWAAHGISPEDFSLTLGVRGRRTRSPSPTLGESLAPRKSNFSGRLSPAYSLGSLTGASPRQSPRAQRKLSSGDLVTRERKNSITEISDNEDDLLEYHRRQRQERLREQEMERLERQRLETILNLCAEYSRADGGPEAGELPSIGEATAALALAGRRPSRGLSGATGASGRSNEDPGGASQRLWESVERSDEENLKEECSSTESTQQEHEDAPSSKLQGEVLALEEERAQVLGRVEQLKVRVKELDQQLQESAREAEMERALLQGEKEAERALLQKEQKAADQLQEKLVTLETGIQKERDKERAELATGRRHLEARQALYAELQTQLDNCPESVREQLQEQLRREAEDLETETKLFEDLEFQQLERESRLEEERELAGQGLLRSKAELLRSVAKRKERLAVLDSQAGQIRAQAVQESERLARDKNASLQLLQKEKEKLTMLERRYISLTGGRPFPKTTSTLKEYLTLEQLKVMWGTSPMPTTPAPGPPLWAPASWDLVPTTCLPPVLPSSSSFASIMPAPKMEKLLLPAVDLEQWYQELMAGLGTGPTAASPHSSPPPLPAKASRQLQVYRSKMDGEATSPLPRTRSGPLPSSSGSSSSSSQLSVATLGRSPSPKSALLTQNGTGSLPRNLAATLQDIETKRQLALQQKVKLLPAEPLPTDDPAGQQVIEEQRRRLAELKQKAAAEAQCQWDALHGAGPFPAGPSGFPPLMHHSILHHLPAGRERGEDSEHAYDTLSLESSDSMETSISTGGNSACSPDNMSSASGLDVGKIEEMEKMLKEAHVEKSRLMESREREIELRRQALEEERKRREQVERRLQSESARRQQLVEKEVKMREKQFSQARPLTRYLPIRKEDFDLKTHIESSGHGVDTCLHVVLSSKVCRGYLVKMGGKIKSWKKRWFVFDRLKRTLSYYVDKHETKLKGIIYFQAIEEVYYDHLRSAAKKRFFSFTMVTESPNPALTFCVKTHDRLYYMVAPSAEAMRIWMDVIVTGAEGYTQFMN, encoded by the exons ATGTTGTGCCTGGGTCAGTCCACCTTCCTCCGCTTTAACCACCCAGCTGAAGCCAAGTGGATGAAAAGCATGATTCCTGCGGGGGGCCGGGCCCCGGGGCCCCCCTACAGTCCTGGCCCAG AATCAGAAAGCCTGGTGAATGGGAACCACACTCCACAGCCTATAGCCCGAGGACCCTCGGCCTGTGCCAGCCACAGTTCCCTGGTGAGCTCTATTGAGAAGGACCTGCAGGAAATCATGGATTCACTGGTGCTAGAGGAACCTGGAGTTGCTGGAAAGAAGCCTGCCACAACTTGCCCACTGGTGCCAATGGCTAACGGTGGTCGCTACCTGCTGTCCCCCCCAACCAGCCCTGGTGCCATGTCTGTGGGCTCCAGCTATGAGAACACCTCTCCAGCCTTCTCTCCACTTTCCTCACCAGCCAGCAGTGGAAGCTGTGCCAGCCACTCACCCAGTGGGCAGGAGCCAGCGCCTTCCATGCCCCCACTGGTGCCTGCCCGTTCCTCCAGCTACCATCTGGCTCTGCAGCCCCCACACTCCCGACCTAGTGGTGCCCGCTTTTCTGAGAGCCCGCGGCCGGGCAGGAAGGGGTGTCAAGAAAGgcctcccagccctggcctccGGGGTCTGCTGACAGACAGCCCTGCAGCTACTGTCTTGGCGGAGGCGTGCAGAACCACTGAGAGCCCCCGGCTAGGTGGGCAGCTGCCTCTGGTGGCTATCAGCCTGAGTGAATGCTCAGCTTCCAGTGCCCACAGCCAACCCACCAGCATTCCTGGCAGCCCCAAGTTCCAGCCTCCAGTCCCTGCTCCCCGAAACAAGATTGGCACACTTCAGGACCGCCCTCCCAGCCCTTTCCGTGAGCTGCCAGGCACTGAGCGGGTGTTGACAACCAGCCCCTCACGCCAGCTGGTGGGCCGAACATTTTCAGATGGGTCAGCCACCCACACCCTGCAGCCTCCTGAGAGTCCCTACCTGGGCCGGCGGGGCCTGGAGAGTATGCGAGAACTCCCTCCCTTGAGCCCGGCTTTATCCAGAAGGGCTCTTTCCCCCATGCCCTCCCGGAATACCCCAGATCCCAAACTAACCAGGGAAGTGGCAGAGAGTCCCCGACCCCGGCGCTGGGCAGCCCATGGGATTTCACCAGAAGACTTCTCCCTGACATTGGGGGTGCGGGGCCGTAGGACACGGAGCCCTTCACCCACACTCGGCGAGTCCCTCGCACCCCGCAAGAGCAACTTCAGTGGCAGGCTGAGCCCAGCCTATAGTCTGGGTTCTTTGACTGGGGCTTCACCCCGCCAGAGCCCCCGTGCCCAGAGGAAGCTCTCCAGTGGGGACTTAGTCACTCGAGAGCGGAAAAATAGCATCACAGAGATCAGTGACAATGAGGACGACCTCCTGGAGTACCACCGGCGGCAGCGCCAGGAGCGGCTTCGGGAGCAGGAGATGGAGAGGCTG GAACGCCAGCGCCTGGAGACCATCCTGAACCTGTGTGCTGAGTACAGCCGGGCTGACGGGGGACCTGAGGCTGGGGAGCTGCCTAGCATTGGGGAGGCCACGGCAGCACTGGCACTGGCAGGCCGCAGACCCTCACGAGGCCTTTCAGGGGCCACTGGGGCCTCTGGGCGGAGCAACGAGGATCCTGGAGGTGCCAGCCAACGTCTGTGGGAGAGTGTGGAACGCTCAGATGAGGAAAATCTTAAGGAGGAGTGCAGTAGCACTGAGAGCACCCAGCAggag CATGAAGATGCACCCAGCTCGAAGCTCCAGGGAGAGGTGCTGGCCCTCGAAGAGGAGCGGGCTCAGGTGCTAGGGAGAGTGGAGCAGCTCAAGGTCCGCGTGAAGGAGCTGGACCAGCAGCTGCAGGAGTCGGCCCGAGAG GCTGAAATGGAGCGGGCGCTGCTGCAGGGCGAGAAGGAGGCAGAACGGGCACTGCTGCAGAAAGAGCAGAAGGCAGCAGACCAGCTGCAGGAGAAGCTGGTGACCTTGGAGACGGGCATCCAAAAGGAGAGGGACAAG GAGAGGGCGGAGCTGGCCACGGGACGGAGGCACCTGGAGGCCCGCCAGGCGCTCTACGCTGAGCTCCAGACGCAGCTCGATAACTGCCCCGAGTCAGTGCGGGAACAGTTACAGGAGCAGCTGAGAAGG GAGGCAGAGGATCTGGAAACCGAGACAAAGCTCTTTGAGGACTTGGAGTTCCAGCAGCTGGAGCGGGAGAGCCGCCTGGAGGAGGAGCGGGAGCTGGCCGGGCAGGGGCTGCTCCGCAGCAAGGCTGAGCTGCTGCGCAGCGTCGCTAAGCGGAAG GAGCGCCTGGCAGTCCTGGATAGTCAGGCTGGGCAGATCCGGGCTCAGGCTGTGCAAGAATCTGAGCGCTTGGCCCGGGACAAGAACGCTtccctgcagctgctgcagaAG gagaaggagaaattgacAATGTTGGAAAGAAGATACATCTCACTCACTGGGGGCAGGCCTTTTCCGAAGACCACATCGACCCTCAAAGAG TACCTGACACTTGAGCAGCTAAAGGTGATGTGGGGCACCTCGCCCATGCCCACAACCCCTGCGCCAGGCCCGCCTCTCTGGGCCCCTGCTTCCTGGGACCTGGTTCCCACCACCTGCCTTCCTCCTGTGctgccctcttcttcctccttcgcTTCTATCATGCCTGCACCCAAG ATGGAGAAGCTGCTGCTCCCTGCTGTAGACTTAGAGCAGTGGTACCAGGAACTGATGGCCGGGCTGGGGACTGGCCCCACTGCAGCCTCCCCTCACTCTTCCCCCCCGCCTCTGCCTGCCAAAGCTTCCCGTCAGCTGCAG GTTTACCGCTCCAAGATGGATGGTGAGGCCACCAGTCCCCTGCCCCGCACCCGCAGTGgccccctcccttcttcctctggttcttcttcctcctcctcccagctcagCGTGGCTACCTTGGGCCGTAGCCCCTCCCCAAAG AGTGCTCTGCTCACCCAGAATGGTACAGGCAGCCTTCCTCGCAACCTGGCAGCCACGTTGCAGGACATTGAGACCAAGCGCCAACTGGCCCTGCAGCAGAAGG TCAAGTTGCTTCCTGCTGAGCCCCTCCCAACTGACGACCCAGCAG GGCAGCAGGTGATTGAGGAGCAGCGGCGGCGACTGGCTGAGCTGAAGCAGAAAGCAGCAGCCGAGGCCCAGTGCCAGTGGGACGCCCTGCATGGGGCGGGCCCCTTCCCAGCAGGTCCCTCGGGCTTCCCACCCCTCATGCACCACTCCATCCTGCATCACCTGCCAGCTGGGCGGGAGCGTGGAGAGGACAGCGAGCACGCCTATGATACACTGAGCCTGGAGAGCTCTGACAGCATGGAGACCAGCATCTCCACAGGAGGCAACTCTGCCTGCTCTCCCGACAACATGTCCAG TGCAAGTGGCCTAGACGTGGGGAAGATCGAGGAGATGGAAAAGATGCTGAAAGAAGCTCATGTGGAGAAGAGCCGGCTCATGGAGTCAAGG GAGCGGGAGATAGAGCTACGGCGGCAGgccctggaggaggagaggaagaggagggagcaaGTGGAACGGAGGCTGCAGAGTGAGAGTGCTAGGAGGCAGCAGCTGGTGGAGAAGGAAGTCAAGATGCGAGAGAAACAGTTTTCTCAG GCACGACCTCTGACCCGTTACCTGCCAATCCGGAAGGAGGACTTTGACTTGAAGACCCACATCGAGTCGTCAGGCCATGGCGTCGACACCTGCCTGCACGTGGTGCTCAGCAGCAAG GTCTGCCGTGGCTACTTGGTCAAGATGGGCGGCAAGATTAAATCATGGAAGAAGCGCTGGTTTGTCTTCGACCGGCTCAAGCGCACCCTTTCCTATTATGTGG ACAAGCATGAGACGAAATTGAAGGGGATCATCTATTTCCAGGCCATTGAGGAGGTATACTATGACCACCTTCGTAGTGCAGCCAAG aAGAGGTTTTTCAGCTTCACTATGGTGACTGAG AGCCCGAACCCAGCCCTCACTTTCTGTGTGAAGACCCATGACCGGCTGTACTACATGGTGGCCCCATCTGCAGAGGCCATGCGCATCTGGATGGATGTCATTGTAACAGGGGCTGAGGGCTACACTCAGTTCATGAACTGA